A window from Culex pipiens pallens isolate TS chromosome 3, TS_CPP_V2, whole genome shotgun sequence encodes these proteins:
- the LOC120428339 gene encoding activating signal cointegrator 1 complex subunit 2 homolog isoform X3, whose protein sequence is MPSVFGQSDNFSNGTSTVSPQDIYDLSEEDFQLWVSGRTPKAWVTSTTPRLATIGSSTTLFGTSRLMEPFNPFVPQTTSAPTSPQPEFTVTPRPVSTTTTSTSAPVTSPIVVEDPDNGYFYRKPQDFQSWLKDQMQHSQRITNQLVANFPSLPPPPQPPQPPQPPQPPRLAPPPVDCVPVSQILNHQRPAAVSFQTSATIHRFHDPPTLVQQQNLPKPNQPQQQVPQHPQIPQQFPSQQQQQQQQQVPQNAPQLPFQPQQQVPQQFPNQQQQIPQNAHPQLPHQPQQQVPQHPQVPQRPQLGPQQPPQNPEQQSYHFQHFVSKFPGRPQGSHMQEYYVSPLYLQQQQQHREHQTIVPAYHHHQNPEPVVVNYF, encoded by the coding sequence ATGCCGAGTGTATTTGGACAAAGTGATAACTTCAGCAACGGCACCAGCACAGTTAGTCCCCAAGATATTTATGATCTGAGTGAAGAGGACTTTCAGCTGTGGGTATCCGGCAGGACACCAAAGGCATGGGTCACGAGTACAACGCCCCGTCTTGCCACCATCGGTTCATCGACCACGCTGTTCGGAACCAGTCGGTTGATGGAACCGTTCAACCCCTTCGTGCCCCAGACAACATCTGCACCCACCTCCCCACAACCAGAATTTACCGTCACGCCGAGACCGGTCAGCACAACCACCACCAGCACTAGTGCTCCCGTGACCTCGCCAATCGTGGTGGAAGATCCCGACAACGGATACTTCTATCGAAAGCCACAAGATTTTCAAAGCTGGCTGAAAGACCAAATGCAGCATTCCCAGCGGATTACCAATCAGCTGGTGGCCAATTTCCCTAGCCTACCACCTCCTCCCCAACCTCCACAGCCACCACAGCCTCCACAACCCCCACGACTTGCCCCACCTCCTGTGGACTGCGTGCCAGTAAGTCAAATCCTGAACCACCAGCGACCTGCAGCGGTATCCTTTCAGACATCGGCCACTATCCACCGGTTCCACGATCCACCAACCCTAGTTCAGCAACAGAATCTACCAAAGCCTAACCAACCCCAGCAACAGGTTCCACAACATCCACAAATTCCACAGCAATTTCCCagccaacagcaacaacaacaacagcagcaagtCCCCCAAAATGCTCCACAACTGCCATTCCAACCCCAGCAGCAGGTTCCACAACAATTTCCAAACCAACAGCAGCAAATCCCCCAGAATGCTCATCCCCAACTGCCCCATCAACCCCAGCAGCAGGTTCCGCAGCATCCACAGGTGCCACAGCGGCCGCAGTTGGGACCCCAGCAGCCACCGCAAAATCCGGAGCAGCAAAGCTACCACTTCCAGCACTTTGTGTCCAAGTTCCCGGGTAGACCACAAGGGAGCCACATGCAGGAGTACTACGTGAGTCCGCTGtacttgcagcagcagcagcagcatcgggAGCATCAGACTATCGTGCCGGCCTACCATCATCATCAAAATCCGGAACCAGTGGTGGTGAATTACTTCTGA
- the LOC120428336 gene encoding cuticle protein 65-like, translated as MFKLVVLSTILAVVAARPGYFDFHHGPAFAYHAAPALIAKPEVYYQKSIIEEPTVAHVGSVVKHIPTAVSHQSSTIVHNSAKLVQPIYAPAVKHTLVSTPIVKTSYHAVPAVAYAPSLHFGHHY; from the exons atgttcaaattg GTGGTGTTGTCAACGATCCTCGCCGTGGTCGCCGCTCGTCCCGGATACTTCGACTTCCACCATGGTCCGGCCTTTGCCTACCACGCGGCGCCGGCTCTGATCGCCAAGCCGGAAGTGTACTACCAGAAGAGCATCATCGAGGAACCAACGGTGGCCCACGTGGGCTCGGTTGTGAAGCACATCCCGACTGCCGTTTCCCACCAGAGCTCAACCATCGTCCACAACTCGGCCAAGCTGGTCCAGCCGATCTACGCACCAGCCGTGAAGCATACCCTGGTGTCGACCCCGATCGTCAAGACCTCGTACCATGCCGTCCCAGCCGTGGCGTACGCTCCATCTCTTCACTTTGGCCATCACTACTAA
- the LOC120428345 gene encoding cuticle protein 16.5-like encodes MFRLVVLSAVLAVAAAAPGATLVASAPLAYTSYVQQPALIAQKEISYQKNIIEEPTVAHVGTVLKNVPTGVTHHSSSVVHHDAKISEPVFAPAVKKTVVSTPVEKTTYTHGYAAAPAVTYAAAPAITYAAAPAIKTAYVEAAPAIKTAYVESAAPALTYAAAPALSYAAHGLNYAAAPALSYAYGAAPALTYAAQYPTVYGAAPAVYAKY; translated from the exons ATGTTCCGATTG GTGGTGTTGTCTGCTGTTCTCGCCGTGGCCGCTGCTGCCCCAGGCGCTACTCTGGTCGCATCTGCCCCGTTGGCCTACACCTCGTACGTCCAGCAGCCGGCCCTGATTGCCCAGAAGGAGATCTCGTACCAGAAGAACATCATCGAGGAGCCGACCGTGGCCCACGTTGGAACCGTCCTGAAGAACGTCCCAACTGGAGTGACCCACCACAGCTCCTCGGTTGTGCACCATGATGCCAAGATCTCCGAGCCCGTGTTCGCCCCGGCCGTGAAGAAGACCGTCGTCTCGACCCCGGTTGAGAAGACCACCTACACCCACGGTTACGCCGCTGCCCCAGCTGTCACTTATGCCGCTGCCCCTGCCATCACCTACGCCGCTGCCCCCGCCATCAAGACCGCTTACGTCGAGGCTGCCCCGGCCATCAAGACCGCCTATGTTGAGTCCGCTGCCCCAGCCCTGACCTACGCCGCTGCCCCGGCTCTGTCGTACGCCGCCCATGGTCTGAACTACGCCGCTGCCCCAGCTCTGTCGTACGCCTATGGCGCTGCTCCGGCTCTGACGTACGCCGCCCAGTACCCGACCGTGTACGGTGCTGCCCCGGCCGTGTACGCCAAGTACTAA
- the LOC120428339 gene encoding activating signal cointegrator 1 complex subunit 2 homolog isoform X2, which produces MQQLVTFGVLTVALVMPSVFGQSDNFSNGTSTVSPQDIYDLSEEDFQLWVSGRTPKAWVTSTTPRLATIGSSTTLFGTSRLMEPFNPFVPQTTSAPTSPQPEFTVTPRPVSTTTTSTSAPVTSPIVVEDPDNGYFYRKPQDFQSWLKDQMQHSQRITNQLVANFPSLPPPPQPPQPPQPPQPPRLAPPPVDCVPVSQILNHQRPAAVSFQTSATIHRFHDPPTLVQQQNLPKPNQPQQQVPQHPQIPQQFPSQQQQQQQQQVPQNAPQLPFQPQQQVPQQFPNQQQQIPQNAHPQLPHQPQQQVPQHPQVPQRPQLGPQQPPQNPEQQSYHFQHFVSKFPGRPQGSHMQEYYVSPLYLQQQQQHREHQTIVPAYHHHQNPEPVVVNYF; this is translated from the exons ATGCAGCAGCTT GTGACATTTGGGGTGCTCACGGTGGCGCTGGTCATGCCGAGTGTATTTGGACAAAGTGATAACTTCAGCAACGGCACCAGCACAGTTAGTCCCCAAGATATTTATGATCTGAGTGAAGAGGACTTTCAGCTGTGGGTATCCGGCAGGACACCAAAGGCATGGGTCACGAGTACAACGCCCCGTCTTGCCACCATCGGTTCATCGACCACGCTGTTCGGAACCAGTCGGTTGATGGAACCGTTCAACCCCTTCGTGCCCCAGACAACATCTGCACCCACCTCCCCACAACCAGAATTTACCGTCACGCCGAGACCGGTCAGCACAACCACCACCAGCACTAGTGCTCCCGTGACCTCGCCAATCGTGGTGGAAGATCCCGACAACGGATACTTCTATCGAAAGCCACAAGATTTTCAAAGCTGGCTGAAAGACCAAATGCAGCATTCCCAGCGGATTACCAATCAGCTGGTGGCCAATTTCCCTAGCCTACCACCTCCTCCCCAACCTCCACAGCCACCACAGCCTCCACAACCCCCACGACTTGCCCCACCTCCTGTGGACTGCGTGCCAGTAAGTCAAATCCTGAACCACCAGCGACCTGCAGCGGTATCCTTTCAGACATCGGCCACTATCCACCGGTTCCACGATCCACCAACCCTAGTTCAGCAACAGAATCTACCAAAGCCTAACCAACCCCAGCAACAGGTTCCACAACATCCACAAATTCCACAGCAATTTCCCagccaacagcaacaacaacaacagcagcaagtCCCCCAAAATGCTCCACAACTGCCATTCCAACCCCAGCAGCAGGTTCCACAACAATTTCCAAACCAACAGCAGCAAATCCCCCAGAATGCTCATCCCCAACTGCCCCATCAACCCCAGCAGCAGGTTCCGCAGCATCCACAGGTGCCACAGCGGCCGCAGTTGGGACCCCAGCAGCCACCGCAAAATCCGGAGCAGCAAAGCTACCACTTCCAGCACTTTGTGTCCAAGTTCCCGGGTAGACCACAAGGGAGCCACATGCAGGAGTACTACGTGAGTCCGCTGtacttgcagcagcagcagcagcatcgggAGCATCAGACTATCGTGCCGGCCTACCATCATCATCAAAATCCGGAACCAGTGGTGGTGAATTACTTCTGA
- the LOC120428339 gene encoding activating signal cointegrator 1 complex subunit 2 homolog isoform X1, translating to MQQLVVTFGVLTVALVMPSVFGQSDNFSNGTSTVSPQDIYDLSEEDFQLWVSGRTPKAWVTSTTPRLATIGSSTTLFGTSRLMEPFNPFVPQTTSAPTSPQPEFTVTPRPVSTTTTSTSAPVTSPIVVEDPDNGYFYRKPQDFQSWLKDQMQHSQRITNQLVANFPSLPPPPQPPQPPQPPQPPRLAPPPVDCVPVSQILNHQRPAAVSFQTSATIHRFHDPPTLVQQQNLPKPNQPQQQVPQHPQIPQQFPSQQQQQQQQQVPQNAPQLPFQPQQQVPQQFPNQQQQIPQNAHPQLPHQPQQQVPQHPQVPQRPQLGPQQPPQNPEQQSYHFQHFVSKFPGRPQGSHMQEYYVSPLYLQQQQQHREHQTIVPAYHHHQNPEPVVVNYF from the exons ATGCAGCAGCTTGTG GTGACATTTGGGGTGCTCACGGTGGCGCTGGTCATGCCGAGTGTATTTGGACAAAGTGATAACTTCAGCAACGGCACCAGCACAGTTAGTCCCCAAGATATTTATGATCTGAGTGAAGAGGACTTTCAGCTGTGGGTATCCGGCAGGACACCAAAGGCATGGGTCACGAGTACAACGCCCCGTCTTGCCACCATCGGTTCATCGACCACGCTGTTCGGAACCAGTCGGTTGATGGAACCGTTCAACCCCTTCGTGCCCCAGACAACATCTGCACCCACCTCCCCACAACCAGAATTTACCGTCACGCCGAGACCGGTCAGCACAACCACCACCAGCACTAGTGCTCCCGTGACCTCGCCAATCGTGGTGGAAGATCCCGACAACGGATACTTCTATCGAAAGCCACAAGATTTTCAAAGCTGGCTGAAAGACCAAATGCAGCATTCCCAGCGGATTACCAATCAGCTGGTGGCCAATTTCCCTAGCCTACCACCTCCTCCCCAACCTCCACAGCCACCACAGCCTCCACAACCCCCACGACTTGCCCCACCTCCTGTGGACTGCGTGCCAGTAAGTCAAATCCTGAACCACCAGCGACCTGCAGCGGTATCCTTTCAGACATCGGCCACTATCCACCGGTTCCACGATCCACCAACCCTAGTTCAGCAACAGAATCTACCAAAGCCTAACCAACCCCAGCAACAGGTTCCACAACATCCACAAATTCCACAGCAATTTCCCagccaacagcaacaacaacaacagcagcaagtCCCCCAAAATGCTCCACAACTGCCATTCCAACCCCAGCAGCAGGTTCCACAACAATTTCCAAACCAACAGCAGCAAATCCCCCAGAATGCTCATCCCCAACTGCCCCATCAACCCCAGCAGCAGGTTCCGCAGCATCCACAGGTGCCACAGCGGCCGCAGTTGGGACCCCAGCAGCCACCGCAAAATCCGGAGCAGCAAAGCTACCACTTCCAGCACTTTGTGTCCAAGTTCCCGGGTAGACCACAAGGGAGCCACATGCAGGAGTACTACGTGAGTCCGCTGtacttgcagcagcagcagcagcatcgggAGCATCAGACTATCGTGCCGGCCTACCATCATCATCAAAATCCGGAACCAGTGGTGGTGAATTACTTCTGA